A window of Macrotis lagotis isolate mMagLag1 chromosome 1, bilby.v1.9.chrom.fasta, whole genome shotgun sequence genomic DNA:
TTATCCTCAAGCCTTTCCCCTCTATTTTTATGTTCtaactcaagaaaaaaatttttcaaaaaaaaactgcCCTAGAAccaaggaaaaaaatcccttaatttttttcataaatgagAACGACATGGGGCATGAGTAGCTGAAACTGACACTAAGTCAATTTAGGAACTCTTCCTAATTTATCTCCATAATACTGGAGGGACacattcagaaataaaattacttttatgcTAATGGATTCTTGGTCCTTTTGGAGAAGTACTGAAAAAGGTGAAAAACCAAAATGATTGACTAAGAATTGGTCTCAAAGCATTATAGTCCTCAAGCAGATAACTACTCTGATATGACTTATTATCAAAATGCATTGCCACTTCCACTCCCCAAACAAGGTAAAGAAATTATcccctttgaatttttaaaagctcTGCTAGTCTACAATTTTTACAATACCTGGTTCAGAGAAAGTGTCACTAATATCATCATCCTTGTCATCCTCAtaatcttcttcctcctcttcttcctcctcattttcagATAGCTCATGTTCACTGCCAAATCCTTCATCATGGTCCtcgtcatcatcatcttcatcctctTCATCCTCATCAGGGTTGCATTTGGCTTGTTGTTCACCCAGGTTGTCggaaacaaaaagagaataattgtGCTCTTCTTTTTTCTGCGATGGATCTGAGACTGATGTGCTGGCAGAAAGGCTGCTGCTCTCTCCTGATACAATTAACCCTGTAGCCTCCTGGGGAGGAGGACTGAGAAGTAGTTCCTGGGTCTCCTTAAAAGGCAAAGTAGGAGTTATGTGACTCTGAAGTGTAtccaatccttttttttcttgtctctttgcTACAGCTCCACAATAACAGGTATTTTCCTTTGCTGCATCAGCATGAACCTGGCTCAACAAGGGCCGAATCTGCTGAACTGGATTGATCTTTACCTTTGCCTTTTTAACATAGTCTTTACATTCAACATGAAAATTCACCTTTTCATTATGATACAAGTTGGTCTTCACCATGATTTGTGTGCTTGATGTGGGTTTGCTTGCCTTTTGGACACAGTCTGACAAAGGAACCTCAGCCTGAATAGTCTTAGATGAGCACACTGGGGCAGCTGCTCGGCTTGCTATCTTTTTCCCTGGTAACGAAGAGGTCAAGGGGTTCTGTTTGACACCAAAAAGCAGGTCAGGATAATAAAGGGAATCAGATACTGGCTGAGAATCCTCACTATTAAGCTGGGCTAAAGTTGGAGTCTTACTTATAACCTCTTCATCTTGGTAGGGACTAGAAAAATCATCAAGACCCAGGTAATCCACTTCTTTTGTTCCCCAGATGTCACAGCTAGTCAGTTTAGTATACTTTGTTAAGTCTTCACAGTATGTATCCCACTGTTCCCAGTTTGAGGTTAAAGCAGCCTCGTTATCCAGGACATCTGTGAAAGTCTCCAAATTTTCAACATCTTTGCACTCCTCCAAAGAAAGAAAGTTGTCTCTGGGATTCTGTTGGTAGTTCATTTCTCTATCCTgaataggaaaatgagaaaaaaaaatagtatcacaTTTTATGGAAATACACAATTccccattctcttttctcttatttacAATTGCCATACTAACTTGATTTGTTTTACTTTAAGGcaaagccatatatatatatatatatatatatatatatatatatatatatatataatttccttccttacatgactttaaaaaaaggaaattgtcaCTTAAGTGGTTTTTGAtgctagaatttttaaaatgttcttcctTCAAGTCTGTGGTATGGCTCAAATGTTAAGGGCTCTTGGTTTTCTACATAAATGCTTCACATGAGGGATCTATGTCACAAATATGGTTATTTCTGCTACCAATATATCGAACTTTAACAGATTGTTTTCATGAATTTCTTTAGCTGAAAATATCCATCACCTGAGGTCCAATCTTTGCTAAGCCTCTCTACAACTTGGCTAGGTGAGTTCTCAAACAACAGGCATACAGGCATAAGGTTGTTACTTAGATTTTACTCAAAGCCTTTCTAGTAAAGTAACTTGAGAGATGCTACATTACACTGACATAACCTTTCATAACTCCAGGTTACCTTCATATTACAATGAGGCACCAAAAGACTTCACTGGACAGATTATAAATAACACCATTAAAAAGATTTGTTTTTCCTTGCTTTATATTAGAAAAATTTATTATCTCTTTAGCAGCAACCACTCTTAATGTTGCGTAGCTCATCATGGAAAACTAAGCTGCCTTGTTAAGAGAGAACTTTAACAGAGGCACAAGATCAAAGATAGTTGAAACCTAGCCAGGAATAAGGCTCAGGACAACCTTAATTCTCATGCCCAAATGTAGATGCAACATTCTTGCTTTGTGATTCAAGAATAAAAGGGATAATACTTTTGTTACTTAGTGTCTAGTTTCCTCACCTAAATATAATGGACAGACCTATTCAAATATGTAGCTGCtatttttgttttaactcttccaacTTCATACCTTTGAATATTAAAGAATGCCAAACTCTCTAGTTTTAAATGCTATTATTCATTTGCCAACTGGACCTTAATGGccttatataatttatttcaacaaatatCTTACCTTACTAAACTCAGGAGGTTTATACATAGTTCTAAAAAGTAACAGAATCAGACTTATTAGAATCAAAATTGACTCACATTTATTCTTGCTCTTCACCTACTAGTTTCTAaattaaaacaaagcaaacaagATGCCacaataaaactatacatacatatCCAATCAATTAAGAGTCCAAGAAAGTATCACTTACCAGTTCATACATAAAGTCTGGATCTGAACTGTTTGCTAAGAGATCTGTGCTCATCAGAGTCTGTTCTGAAAATGTGTGGCTTCGAAAGGCATCCCCAAAAGGCGGGTCCATTCCGCTTACACTAGGCTGCAATGAtattgtttaattaaaaaaaaaaaactgaagtctTCAAGAATTCCcatcttattattctttttttaaaaatctacagtTTGAAATCATTTATCTgatcttttaaaagtattttcttacaagaaaaacctaaaagggCTTAATTTATTTAACTCAATTTAAATCAAGTGAACGATTAAAAAAGTGACAAGTTGATCACTGCATCAGAAGTTGCAATGGTTAATGGCATTAAATTTGAACAACTAGAAGATTATTTATCTATTAAAGAGGATCACAATTAATGGATACTCAGCAGGTACTTTGTATGCATCTATATATAGTGAAAACATTTTGTAACAATAAACtctactaagattttttttctgttctcattTCCTATAGTAGGAGAGTTCcctattatttctgaggggatgAATTATTTACAGTCTCTTGTAGCAGTAATTTTCATTTTGCCCCATAGAGGAGCAAAAGCCAAGATTTCCACATGTAAAAGTGAATGGCAAAATAGCAGTTTTGTGGGTGCAAAAGTTATTAGCAGTTGATAGTAGGAGTGAGCCTCAGGTCTTTTTTAGTGTTACATTATGTTAGTAGCAACTAATAGATCACTTAAGTCACTGTCCAGCACTAACAGTTTGGGCCCCTGAAAAATATAGGAGCTAGAATAATTCATTATACCTTAGGAGTTgcctcttctgactccagaagcACCTTATAGTTTTTATCCTATTATTATATCAATGTCACCCATCTCTCCTAGTTAAAAGAGTGTAGAGGATTTGAGACCAAGAGTAAAATAAAGTGGAGAAACACAACATTAGAAGGGGAGCATTTCAGTATTTAAATAATCAGAATAGGAACATGAATGGTTTCATTATAGGATAATATTAATTGGTTCAGAGATTGCCTCCAAAACAAAATTGATTGGTTCAAAAGCAATCCCTATCATTTTACTCAGACAAGCCCAATTACTTTTATctatattttgtactttttttcaatgtatgcaatgaaaatgtttaaaaataactttatacaAACAATCAAAAGTCAAGGGATATTTTTCAAACATCAatttaaagagatatttcacTTAATGAAATTACCTATAACCTCTGCTTCTCATCATAGCATTTCTAACATTGACTCATAGGAAACTGAAGGAAGATGGTTCCCAATTGTTTCAACCATAAGAGAATAAATTTATCCTTGGCCTTAGGAACCAGTATTAAACTTGTGCACTGTAAAATAAACTACTACTAACTGAGGTTAGCTCTAATCTCTCCTAATGATGCTATAAGGAAATTATTGATAGTTATTTGAATGTGTAAATGTGGAGATGCACTGCATACAAGAAAGGTTagtgaagaaaaatgaatgaaaagatccTTACCTCTGTGGTGAGACCCTTAACACTGGAAAGGAACCACAGAGGATAAGTAGTTCAATCTTTACCTTAACAAGAATCCCCTCTAAAACCTTCCCAAATGGTCACTCAGATATTTATTTAAAGCTTACACTGGTGGTGCTGGGAGAGGTCCCACTATCTACCAATGCAATCCATTCTACTTTGAAAAAGCTCTAATTGTTGGAAAATCTTTTCTTACACCAAGCCTAAATTTGTCTCTGAAATTTCCACCATTGCTACTTAGTTCTGTCTTCTGGAGACAATCAGTACAAGTTTAATAATACCTCTTcctgaatatccttcaattgggcaatggcttaacaaactgtggtatatgtatgtaatggaacactattgttctattagaaaccaggagagatggaaattcagggaatactggaaggatttgcatgaattgatgctgagcaagatgagcagaaccagaagaacactgtacacccctaAAAggaacataggggtgatgatcaaccttaatggacttgctcattccatcagtgaaataatcaagcacaattttggggtatctgcaatggagaatatcatctgtcccagagaaagacttgtggagtttgaacaaagaccaaagactattacctttaatttaaaaaagttacataattttactatctcttatactcattttttcttccttaaggatatgatttctctctcatcacattcaacttagatcaatggaaCTTAGATtgtgcaaacaatgtaaagactaacagactgccttctgtggggtatgggggaaagaagcaagattaggggaaaaatgtaaaattcaaaatatataaaatctttctaaaaaaaatgaaggggtggctaggtggcgcagtgaatagagcactggccttgaagtcaggagtacatgagttcaaatctggccttagacacttaataattacctagctgtgtagccttgggcaagccacttaaccccattgccttgaaaaaataaaataaaatgaagacagCTTATATGGGAAAAAACCCCCTCTTTCCCAAGATGAAGCTTTAAACATTCAAAAAGAGCTACCAAACCCCTCTATAAGTCTTCTCCAAGCTAcacattcccagttccttcaactgatcttcATTTGGCACAATTTAAAGATCCAGTACTGTCCTGGTTGCTTTACTCTGGATTCTCTCCACATTATCAGCATTCTTCTTAAATAGTGCCCAGAATAAAACATCTGGATGTGGTCTGATTAGAACAAAATACAACAGGAATATCAATTCTCTAGTCCTGGACTGCATAGTAGCCTAAAGTTACATAAGGTTTTGGGGGACCATCATTAATTCACGTTAAATTTGAAGTTCACTAAAACTCTCAGATCTTTTTTCAGATAAAATGCTATCCAGTTATTCTTCCTTCACCTTGTACTTAGAACAATGATTTTTGAAAACCTAAATGTAAGGCTTTAGATTTCtattaaatttccatttattgTATTAGCTTCTCATTTCAGCCTACTCAGACCTTTTTTGATCCTTTCAACATGTTTGCCATCTCCTCCTAAATATGCAACCTGTAATTTTGATAAGAATGCCATccatacaattattactattcaTTTACCAAACAACATAAGGTCACTGCTAGAAAGCTTCTTCTAAACAGACATTTAATGGTTACTCTGAGTCCAGTCACTGAACCCATTCTCAATCTGTCTAAATAGTGTCTCAACTGTATCTCATATGTAAGAACAAAAGATTTTGTCaactatttttctaaaaatctaggtaaactagGTACCTATACCATCAATCTAATAATTAgatcaagggggtggctaggtggcacagtggacagagcaccagccttggagtcaggagtacccgagttcaaatctggcctcagacacttagtaatcacctagctgtgtggccctgggcaagccacttaaccccattgccttataaaaacttttaaaaaaatcctaaaaaaaaaaataattagataaaaaaaaggaaataaagctaGTCTGATATGCTCAAATGGATTTGTAGTCTCAATGCTATGAATGTTTCTTCCAGTGATGCATCCATGCTTGCCCATCCAATGcaactcttctctttttccaaaCAGGAGTTTGCCACAGAACTTCTGTCAATGAGTAAACTTCCCTTACTGTTTCCTAACATTGTAAAGATATTAATGGAGAATTATCAGCAGTATACTAGATATTTTTTCCCTATTGTCACACAAGCAACACATTTCTTGGATATCATTTACTCCAACTGCTATTTCCTGTAGTTCCTTTTGTTATACATTAAAGCCTGCTCTTCCACCAGCCTCCTAAGGGATACTCAGGTTAATGTTGTGGATACTATAGTGTTCCTCAATATGTACCTATATGATAAAAGAGGTAGAATATTGGCAttaagtctttggtttttgtttttaaaattggtctttgtttttgaaaaagtcATGGGATCATtagagaaattttgtaatttctgAACATAATTCAGACTTGTCTTCCTGAccaattctttttgttgttgtttttggttttttgcaatgcaaatggggttaagtggcttgcccagggccacacagctaagtgattactaagtgtatgaggtcagacttgaactcgggtactcctgactccagggttggtggagccacctagctgcccctgtctaattctttccaagaatttttatcCATTTGCACTCTCTGCCCAAGATATCTTGATGGATGAGTTCTATCGTTGTTAATTGTACATTGTGATTGGACAACACGTATTCTTCATTCACTAGGTTTACCTATGTAGATGGT
This region includes:
- the CREBRF gene encoding CREB3 regulatory factor isoform X1, whose amino-acid sequence is MPQPSVSGMDPPFGDAFRSHTFSEQTLMSTDLLANSSDPDFMYELDREMNYQQNPRDNFLSLEECKDVENLETFTDVLDNEAALTSNWEQWDTYCEDLTKYTKLTSCDIWGTKEVDYLGLDDFSSPYQDEEVISKTPTLAQLNSEDSQPVSDSLYYPDLLFGVKQNPLTSSLPGKKIASRAAAPVCSSKTIQAEVPLSDCVQKASKPTSSTQIMVKTNLYHNEKVNFHVECKDYVKKAKVKINPVQQIRPLLSQVHADAAKENTCYCGAVAKRQEKKGLDTLQSHITPTLPFKETQELLLSPPPQEATGLIVSGESSSLSASTSVSDPSQKKEEHNYSLFVSDNLGEQQAKCNPDEDEEDEDDDDEDHDEGFGSEHELSENEEEEEEEEDYEDDKDDDISDTFSEPGYENDSVEDLKEMTSVSSRKRGKRRYFWEYSEQLTPSQQERMLRPSEWNRDTLPSNMYQKNGLHHGKYAVKKSRRTDVEDLTPNPKKLLQIGNELRKLNKVISDLTPVSELPLTARPRSRKEKNKLASRACRLKKKAQYEANKVKLWGLNTEYDNLLFVINSIKQEIVNRVQNPREDRGPNMGQKLDILIKDTLGLPVAGQTSEFVNQVLEKTAEGNPTGGLVGLRIPTSKV
- the CREBRF gene encoding CREB3 regulatory factor isoform X2 — protein: MDPPFGDAFRSHTFSEQTLMSTDLLANSSDPDFMYELDREMNYQQNPRDNFLSLEECKDVENLETFTDVLDNEAALTSNWEQWDTYCEDLTKYTKLTSCDIWGTKEVDYLGLDDFSSPYQDEEVISKTPTLAQLNSEDSQPVSDSLYYPDLLFGVKQNPLTSSLPGKKIASRAAAPVCSSKTIQAEVPLSDCVQKASKPTSSTQIMVKTNLYHNEKVNFHVECKDYVKKAKVKINPVQQIRPLLSQVHADAAKENTCYCGAVAKRQEKKGLDTLQSHITPTLPFKETQELLLSPPPQEATGLIVSGESSSLSASTSVSDPSQKKEEHNYSLFVSDNLGEQQAKCNPDEDEEDEDDDDEDHDEGFGSEHELSENEEEEEEEEDYEDDKDDDISDTFSEPGYENDSVEDLKEMTSVSSRKRGKRRYFWEYSEQLTPSQQERMLRPSEWNRDTLPSNMYQKNGLHHGKYAVKKSRRTDVEDLTPNPKKLLQIGNELRKLNKVISDLTPVSELPLTARPRSRKEKNKLASRACRLKKKAQYEANKVKLWGLNTEYDNLLFVINSIKQEIVNRVQNPREDRGPNMGQKLDILIKDTLGLPVAGQTSEFVNQVLEKTAEGNPTGGLVGLRIPTSKV